A genome region from Bacteroidia bacterium includes the following:
- a CDS encoding TetR/AcrR family transcriptional regulator, protein MPRKVTTETPVSSIAKEAGVSKGLMYNYFTGKEDLLLQLVNGMFDEVDCFFPSMKMSSLQINDLKTGSASAWMWW, encoded by the coding sequence TTGCCGAGAAAGGTTACCACAGAAACTCCTGTAAGCAGCATAGCAAAAGAAGCGGGAGTTTCTAAAGGGCTGATGTATAATTACTTTACGGGGAAGGAGGATTTGCTGCTGCAATTGGTGAACGGAATGTTTGACGAGGTAGACTGCTTTTTCCCATCAATGAAAATGAGCAGTTTACAGATCAACGACTTAAAGACTGGATCAGCTTCAGCCTGGATGTGGTGGTAG